A stretch of Phoenix dactylifera cultivar Barhee BC4 chromosome 16, palm_55x_up_171113_PBpolish2nd_filt_p, whole genome shotgun sequence DNA encodes these proteins:
- the LOC103724165 gene encoding myosin-binding protein 1-like isoform X2: MAAGTPISEWRNSRRFSSVLSSAVFEWLLMLLLFLGALYSYLVTKFARLCKLQRPCLLCSRLDHVLGNEKPSFYWDLICKAHKSEISSLAFCHVHQKLANVYDMCEGCLLTFSMEKKSIPETYRSLVGKLEVALDDSEDVDLKFPAVINGSCLQDGLHGDDVVKVPLLKKDPVSFMRTCSCCSKPFKNKPHAVSLLQKKSTGVDSAEVGISLLNSTEHNGLHHEDTGEKSLGPTTTYHLGNQRFDRLSHIGYSELKVNSDSESEVPSSDDEDGNTLVHGTEELKQDFQPRSPQPEAVTIISNSLSATISDDAAVEKLIHPAPVMHEPSDSIPEKKLHVGGSHDISSLASSIAAGPGLEEVKWSRVEMSADPPLSKITPQDSQLVPSEVSNVEVLGTHDDVHISATSIGGVSKDFSPTEINLKTNQIMSDPGPSVNTHMDLNDAYKLAVGNKGNLTSSNFAEVITGRDSSKVLEDLKLLISQISASKGLETPWSDMSPSPRVYGQGDGPVLQNITKRLSIERNESGLESLDGSIVSEVEGESTVDRLKRQIELDRKSISLLYKELEEERNASAIAANQAMAMITRLQEEKAAMQMEALQYQRMMEEETEYDQEALQKSNEALAQRDKEIQDLEAVLEIYIKQFGDGSLADSKPEKSDDLESRVNNPTSTTLEKEAGASRWSGSGPLKVPLLDFEDEKDYISDCLKKLEKKLHLFSNNGVYVNLSSFDVKEDEYSDKRCEDVHRENSEQKNAVLDHDVKNGQYLEKAVGCNDLEHPHSKNLSPESSQTGGSVLSGKKKPSKSNTSTLLSSKGVQSTTQQNGEDNSDSDGQYISMVDKESDLATLENEISHLSERLEALEADHTFLEHTINSLRNGDDGVQFVLEIACHLRDLRRIGVTRREHTST, from the exons ATGGCTGCAGGAACTCCTATTTCTGAATGGAGAAATTCTCGGCGTTTCTCGTCTGTTTTATCTTCTGCTGTGTTTGAATGGTTGTTAATGCTTCTATTGTTCCTTGGTGCATTATATTCCTACCTGGTGACAAAATTTGCTCGTCTTTGCAAATTGCAAAGACCGTGTCTTTTATGCTCAAGGCTGGATCATGTCCTGGGCAACGAGAAACCAAGTTTTTATTGGGATTTAATTTGCAAGGCCCATAAATCAGAAATCTCTTCATTGGCTTTCTGTCATGTTCATCAAAAGCTTGCTAATGTCTATGACATGTGCGAAGGCTGCCTCCTTACATTTTCCATGGAGAAGAAATCTATCCCTGAGACATACAGATCATTGGTGGGTAAACTTGAGGTGGCTCTTGATGATAGTGAAGACGTTGATCTGAAATTTCCTGCGGTTATCAATGGCAGTTGTCTGCAGGATGGACTTCATGGAGATGATGTGGTTAAAgttcctttgctgaagaaggatcCGGTGTCATTCATGAGGACTTGTTCATGCTGTTCTAAgcctttcaaaaataaaccacatgCTGTCAGTTTGCTTCAAAAGAAATCCACTGGAGTTGACTCTGCTGAAGTTGGCATTTCTTTGTTAAATTCCACAGAACACAATGGTCTCCATCATGAAGATACAGGAGAGAAGTCTTTGGGGCCaacaacaacatatcatttggggaATCAACGTTTTGATCGGCTGTCCCACATTGGATACAGTGAACTTAAGGTTAACTCTGATTCAGAGTCAGAAGTCCCATCCTCAGATGATGAAGATGGAAATACACTGGTTCATGGAACTGAGGAACTTAAGCAAGATTTTCAGCCTCGATCTCCACAACCAGAGGCTGTCACCATTATCTCCAACAGTTTATCTGCCACTATTTCAGATGATGCAGCTGTAGAAAAGTTGATTCATCCTGCTCCTGTCATGCACGAGCCTTCTgattccattcctgagaagaaACTCCATGTAGGTGGTTCTCATGACATATCATCTTTGGCATCTTCTATTGCTGCTGGGCCTGGTTTGGAGGAAGTAAAGTGGAGCCGAGTTGAAATGAGCGCCGATCCTCCATTATCCAAAATCACACCTCAAGATTCTCAATTAGTTCCTTCAGAAGTTTCAAACGTGGAAG TTTTGGGAACTCATGATGATGTGCACATCTCTGCTACTTCTATTGGAGGAGTTTCCAAGGATTTTAGTCCAACTGAGATAAATTTGAAGACAAACCAAATTATGAGTGACCCTGGTCCATCTGTGAACACTCATATGGATCTAAATGATGCCTACAAACTTGCTGTTGGCAATAAGGGCAACTTGACATCTTCCAACTTTGCAGAAGTAATTACGGGGAGGGATTCTTCTAAAGTTCTTGAAGATCTGAAATTACTTATATCACAGATATCTGCCTCTAAGGGGCTTGAGACCCCATGGAGTGATATGAGTCCAAGTCCCAGAGTATATGGACAAGGTGATGGACCTGTGTTGCAGAACATTACTAAAAGGCTGTCTATTGAAAGAAATGAATCAGGtttggagtctctagatggaAGTATTGTTAGTGAAGTGGAAGGAGAAAGCACAGTTGATCGACTGAAGCGGCAGATTGAGTTGGATAGGAAGTCCATAAGCCTTTTATACAAGGAgctagaagaagaaagaaatgctTCAGCAATTGCAGCAAATCAAGCAATGGCTATGATTACTAGGTTGCAGGAGGAGAAGGCAGCTATGCAGATGGAAGCTTTGCAGTACCAGAGAATGATGGAAGAGGAAACTGAGTACGACCAAGAAGCACTTCAAAAATCCAATGAGGCACTTGCTCAAAGGGATAAGGAAATACAAGATCTTGAAGCGGTGCTTGAAATATATATTAAGCAATTTGGAGATGGATCATTAGCAGACAGTAAACCAGAGAAGTCTGATGATTTAGAGTCAAGAGTGAATAATCCCACCAGCACAACTCTTGAAAAGGAGGCTGGTGCCTCCAGATGGAGTGGATCAGGTCCTTTGAAGGTTCCTTTGTTAGATTTTGAAGATGAAAAGGATTACATTTCTGATTGTTTGAAGAAGTTGGAGAAAAAGCTCCATCTCTTCTCCAATAATGGGGTTTACGTTAATCTTTCAAGTTTTGATGTAAAGGAAGATGAATATTCTGACAAAAGATGTGAGGATGTTCATAGAGAAAACTCTGAACAAAAAAATGCAGTTTTAGATCATGATGTTAAAAATGGTCAGTATTTGGAGAAGGCAGTGGGGTGTAATGATTTGGAACATCCTCACTCGAAAAATTTGTCTCCAGAAAGTAGTCAAACAGGAGGGAGTGTTTTGTCAGGTAAAAAGAAACCATCAAAATCCAACACAAGCACCCTTTTATCATCCAAAGGGGTTCAATCTACCACTCAACAAAATGGTGAGGATAATTCTGACAGTGATGGGCAGTACATCTCCATGGTTGATAAAGAGAGTGATTTAGCTACTCTTGAAAATGAAATTTCACATCTGAGTGAGAGGTTGGAGGCACTTGAAGCAGATCATACTTTTCTTGAACACACCATCAACTCACTTAGAAATGGAGATGACGGGGTACAGTTTGTTCTGGAGATAGCTTGCCACCTACGGGATTTACGGAGAATTGGGGTCACACGAAGAGAGCACACTTCAACTTGA
- the LOC103724165 gene encoding myosin-binding protein 1-like isoform X1 has protein sequence MAAGTPISEWRNSRRFSSVLSSAVFEWLLMLLLFLGALYSYLVTKFARLCKLQRPCLLCSRLDHVLGNEKPSFYWDLICKAHKSEISSLAFCHVHQKLANVYDMCEGCLLTFSMEKKSIPETYRSLVGKLEVALDDSEDVDLKFPAVINGSCLQDGLHGDDVVKVPLLKKDPVSFMRTCSCCSKPFKNKPHAVSLLQKKSTGVDSAEVGISLLNSTEHNGLHHEDTGEKSLGPTTTYHLGNQRFDRLSHIGYSELKVNSDSESEVPSSDDEDGNTLVHGTEELKQDFQPRSPQPEAVTIISNSLSATISDDAAVEKLIHPAPVMHEPSDSIPEKKLHVGGSHDISSLASSIAAGPGLEEVKWSRVEMSADPPLSKITPQDSQLVPSEVSNVEEVLGTHDDVHISATSIGGVSKDFSPTEINLKTNQIMSDPGPSVNTHMDLNDAYKLAVGNKGNLTSSNFAEVITGRDSSKVLEDLKLLISQISASKGLETPWSDMSPSPRVYGQGDGPVLQNITKRLSIERNESGLESLDGSIVSEVEGESTVDRLKRQIELDRKSISLLYKELEEERNASAIAANQAMAMITRLQEEKAAMQMEALQYQRMMEEETEYDQEALQKSNEALAQRDKEIQDLEAVLEIYIKQFGDGSLADSKPEKSDDLESRVNNPTSTTLEKEAGASRWSGSGPLKVPLLDFEDEKDYISDCLKKLEKKLHLFSNNGVYVNLSSFDVKEDEYSDKRCEDVHRENSEQKNAVLDHDVKNGQYLEKAVGCNDLEHPHSKNLSPESSQTGGSVLSGKKKPSKSNTSTLLSSKGVQSTTQQNGEDNSDSDGQYISMVDKESDLATLENEISHLSERLEALEADHTFLEHTINSLRNGDDGVQFVLEIACHLRDLRRIGVTRREHTST, from the exons ATGGCTGCAGGAACTCCTATTTCTGAATGGAGAAATTCTCGGCGTTTCTCGTCTGTTTTATCTTCTGCTGTGTTTGAATGGTTGTTAATGCTTCTATTGTTCCTTGGTGCATTATATTCCTACCTGGTGACAAAATTTGCTCGTCTTTGCAAATTGCAAAGACCGTGTCTTTTATGCTCAAGGCTGGATCATGTCCTGGGCAACGAGAAACCAAGTTTTTATTGGGATTTAATTTGCAAGGCCCATAAATCAGAAATCTCTTCATTGGCTTTCTGTCATGTTCATCAAAAGCTTGCTAATGTCTATGACATGTGCGAAGGCTGCCTCCTTACATTTTCCATGGAGAAGAAATCTATCCCTGAGACATACAGATCATTGGTGGGTAAACTTGAGGTGGCTCTTGATGATAGTGAAGACGTTGATCTGAAATTTCCTGCGGTTATCAATGGCAGTTGTCTGCAGGATGGACTTCATGGAGATGATGTGGTTAAAgttcctttgctgaagaaggatcCGGTGTCATTCATGAGGACTTGTTCATGCTGTTCTAAgcctttcaaaaataaaccacatgCTGTCAGTTTGCTTCAAAAGAAATCCACTGGAGTTGACTCTGCTGAAGTTGGCATTTCTTTGTTAAATTCCACAGAACACAATGGTCTCCATCATGAAGATACAGGAGAGAAGTCTTTGGGGCCaacaacaacatatcatttggggaATCAACGTTTTGATCGGCTGTCCCACATTGGATACAGTGAACTTAAGGTTAACTCTGATTCAGAGTCAGAAGTCCCATCCTCAGATGATGAAGATGGAAATACACTGGTTCATGGAACTGAGGAACTTAAGCAAGATTTTCAGCCTCGATCTCCACAACCAGAGGCTGTCACCATTATCTCCAACAGTTTATCTGCCACTATTTCAGATGATGCAGCTGTAGAAAAGTTGATTCATCCTGCTCCTGTCATGCACGAGCCTTCTgattccattcctgagaagaaACTCCATGTAGGTGGTTCTCATGACATATCATCTTTGGCATCTTCTATTGCTGCTGGGCCTGGTTTGGAGGAAGTAAAGTGGAGCCGAGTTGAAATGAGCGCCGATCCTCCATTATCCAAAATCACACCTCAAGATTCTCAATTAGTTCCTTCAGAAGTTTCAAACGTGGAAG AAGTTTTGGGAACTCATGATGATGTGCACATCTCTGCTACTTCTATTGGAGGAGTTTCCAAGGATTTTAGTCCAACTGAGATAAATTTGAAGACAAACCAAATTATGAGTGACCCTGGTCCATCTGTGAACACTCATATGGATCTAAATGATGCCTACAAACTTGCTGTTGGCAATAAGGGCAACTTGACATCTTCCAACTTTGCAGAAGTAATTACGGGGAGGGATTCTTCTAAAGTTCTTGAAGATCTGAAATTACTTATATCACAGATATCTGCCTCTAAGGGGCTTGAGACCCCATGGAGTGATATGAGTCCAAGTCCCAGAGTATATGGACAAGGTGATGGACCTGTGTTGCAGAACATTACTAAAAGGCTGTCTATTGAAAGAAATGAATCAGGtttggagtctctagatggaAGTATTGTTAGTGAAGTGGAAGGAGAAAGCACAGTTGATCGACTGAAGCGGCAGATTGAGTTGGATAGGAAGTCCATAAGCCTTTTATACAAGGAgctagaagaagaaagaaatgctTCAGCAATTGCAGCAAATCAAGCAATGGCTATGATTACTAGGTTGCAGGAGGAGAAGGCAGCTATGCAGATGGAAGCTTTGCAGTACCAGAGAATGATGGAAGAGGAAACTGAGTACGACCAAGAAGCACTTCAAAAATCCAATGAGGCACTTGCTCAAAGGGATAAGGAAATACAAGATCTTGAAGCGGTGCTTGAAATATATATTAAGCAATTTGGAGATGGATCATTAGCAGACAGTAAACCAGAGAAGTCTGATGATTTAGAGTCAAGAGTGAATAATCCCACCAGCACAACTCTTGAAAAGGAGGCTGGTGCCTCCAGATGGAGTGGATCAGGTCCTTTGAAGGTTCCTTTGTTAGATTTTGAAGATGAAAAGGATTACATTTCTGATTGTTTGAAGAAGTTGGAGAAAAAGCTCCATCTCTTCTCCAATAATGGGGTTTACGTTAATCTTTCAAGTTTTGATGTAAAGGAAGATGAATATTCTGACAAAAGATGTGAGGATGTTCATAGAGAAAACTCTGAACAAAAAAATGCAGTTTTAGATCATGATGTTAAAAATGGTCAGTATTTGGAGAAGGCAGTGGGGTGTAATGATTTGGAACATCCTCACTCGAAAAATTTGTCTCCAGAAAGTAGTCAAACAGGAGGGAGTGTTTTGTCAGGTAAAAAGAAACCATCAAAATCCAACACAAGCACCCTTTTATCATCCAAAGGGGTTCAATCTACCACTCAACAAAATGGTGAGGATAATTCTGACAGTGATGGGCAGTACATCTCCATGGTTGATAAAGAGAGTGATTTAGCTACTCTTGAAAATGAAATTTCACATCTGAGTGAGAGGTTGGAGGCACTTGAAGCAGATCATACTTTTCTTGAACACACCATCAACTCACTTAGAAATGGAGATGACGGGGTACAGTTTGTTCTGGAGATAGCTTGCCACCTACGGGATTTACGGAGAATTGGGGTCACACGAAGAGAGCACACTTCAACTTGA
- the LOC103724165 gene encoding myosin-binding protein 1-like isoform X3 — translation MAAGTPISEWRNSRRFSSVLSSAVFEWLLMLLLFLGALYSYLVTKFARLCKLQRPCLLCSRLDHVLGNEKPSFYWDLICKAHKSEISSLAFCHVHQKLANVYDMCEGCLLTFSMEKKSIPETYRSLVGKLEVALDDSEDVDLKFPAVINGSCLQDGLHGDDVVKVPLLKKDPVSFMRTCSCCSKPFKNKPHAVSLLQKKSTGVDSAEVGISLLNSTEHNGLHHEDTGEKSLGPTTTYHLGNQRFDRLSHIGYSELKVNSDSESEVPSSDDEDGNTLVHGTEELKQDFQPRSPQPEAVTIISNSLSATISDDAAVEKLIHPAPVMHEPSDSIPEKKLHVGGSHDISSLASSIAAGPGLEEVKWSRVEMSADPPLSKITPQDSQLVPSEVSNVEEVLGTHDDVHISATSIGGVSKDFSPTEINLKTNQIMSDPGPSVNTHMDLNDAYKLAVGNKGNLTSSNFAEVITGRDSSKVLEDLKLLISQISASKGLETPWSDMSPSPRVYGQGDGPVLQNITKRLSIERNESGLESLDGSIVSEVEGESTVDRLKRQIELDRKSISLLYKELEEERNASAIAANQAMAMITRLQEEKAAMQMEALQYQRMMEEETEYDQEALQKSNEALAQRDKEIQDLEAVLEIYIKQFGDGSLADSKPEKSDDLESRVNNPTSTTLEKEAGASRWSGSGPLKVPLLDFEDEKDYISDCLKKLEKKLHLFSNNGVYVNLSSFDVKEDEYSDKRCEDVHRENSEQKNAVLDHDVKNGQYLEKAVGCNDLEHPHSKNLSPESSQTGGSVLSGKKKPSKGVQSTTQQNGEDNSDSDGQYISMVDKESDLATLENEISHLSERLEALEADHTFLEHTINSLRNGDDGVQFVLEIACHLRDLRRIGVTRREHTST, via the exons ATGGCTGCAGGAACTCCTATTTCTGAATGGAGAAATTCTCGGCGTTTCTCGTCTGTTTTATCTTCTGCTGTGTTTGAATGGTTGTTAATGCTTCTATTGTTCCTTGGTGCATTATATTCCTACCTGGTGACAAAATTTGCTCGTCTTTGCAAATTGCAAAGACCGTGTCTTTTATGCTCAAGGCTGGATCATGTCCTGGGCAACGAGAAACCAAGTTTTTATTGGGATTTAATTTGCAAGGCCCATAAATCAGAAATCTCTTCATTGGCTTTCTGTCATGTTCATCAAAAGCTTGCTAATGTCTATGACATGTGCGAAGGCTGCCTCCTTACATTTTCCATGGAGAAGAAATCTATCCCTGAGACATACAGATCATTGGTGGGTAAACTTGAGGTGGCTCTTGATGATAGTGAAGACGTTGATCTGAAATTTCCTGCGGTTATCAATGGCAGTTGTCTGCAGGATGGACTTCATGGAGATGATGTGGTTAAAgttcctttgctgaagaaggatcCGGTGTCATTCATGAGGACTTGTTCATGCTGTTCTAAgcctttcaaaaataaaccacatgCTGTCAGTTTGCTTCAAAAGAAATCCACTGGAGTTGACTCTGCTGAAGTTGGCATTTCTTTGTTAAATTCCACAGAACACAATGGTCTCCATCATGAAGATACAGGAGAGAAGTCTTTGGGGCCaacaacaacatatcatttggggaATCAACGTTTTGATCGGCTGTCCCACATTGGATACAGTGAACTTAAGGTTAACTCTGATTCAGAGTCAGAAGTCCCATCCTCAGATGATGAAGATGGAAATACACTGGTTCATGGAACTGAGGAACTTAAGCAAGATTTTCAGCCTCGATCTCCACAACCAGAGGCTGTCACCATTATCTCCAACAGTTTATCTGCCACTATTTCAGATGATGCAGCTGTAGAAAAGTTGATTCATCCTGCTCCTGTCATGCACGAGCCTTCTgattccattcctgagaagaaACTCCATGTAGGTGGTTCTCATGACATATCATCTTTGGCATCTTCTATTGCTGCTGGGCCTGGTTTGGAGGAAGTAAAGTGGAGCCGAGTTGAAATGAGCGCCGATCCTCCATTATCCAAAATCACACCTCAAGATTCTCAATTAGTTCCTTCAGAAGTTTCAAACGTGGAAG AAGTTTTGGGAACTCATGATGATGTGCACATCTCTGCTACTTCTATTGGAGGAGTTTCCAAGGATTTTAGTCCAACTGAGATAAATTTGAAGACAAACCAAATTATGAGTGACCCTGGTCCATCTGTGAACACTCATATGGATCTAAATGATGCCTACAAACTTGCTGTTGGCAATAAGGGCAACTTGACATCTTCCAACTTTGCAGAAGTAATTACGGGGAGGGATTCTTCTAAAGTTCTTGAAGATCTGAAATTACTTATATCACAGATATCTGCCTCTAAGGGGCTTGAGACCCCATGGAGTGATATGAGTCCAAGTCCCAGAGTATATGGACAAGGTGATGGACCTGTGTTGCAGAACATTACTAAAAGGCTGTCTATTGAAAGAAATGAATCAGGtttggagtctctagatggaAGTATTGTTAGTGAAGTGGAAGGAGAAAGCACAGTTGATCGACTGAAGCGGCAGATTGAGTTGGATAGGAAGTCCATAAGCCTTTTATACAAGGAgctagaagaagaaagaaatgctTCAGCAATTGCAGCAAATCAAGCAATGGCTATGATTACTAGGTTGCAGGAGGAGAAGGCAGCTATGCAGATGGAAGCTTTGCAGTACCAGAGAATGATGGAAGAGGAAACTGAGTACGACCAAGAAGCACTTCAAAAATCCAATGAGGCACTTGCTCAAAGGGATAAGGAAATACAAGATCTTGAAGCGGTGCTTGAAATATATATTAAGCAATTTGGAGATGGATCATTAGCAGACAGTAAACCAGAGAAGTCTGATGATTTAGAGTCAAGAGTGAATAATCCCACCAGCACAACTCTTGAAAAGGAGGCTGGTGCCTCCAGATGGAGTGGATCAGGTCCTTTGAAGGTTCCTTTGTTAGATTTTGAAGATGAAAAGGATTACATTTCTGATTGTTTGAAGAAGTTGGAGAAAAAGCTCCATCTCTTCTCCAATAATGGGGTTTACGTTAATCTTTCAAGTTTTGATGTAAAGGAAGATGAATATTCTGACAAAAGATGTGAGGATGTTCATAGAGAAAACTCTGAACAAAAAAATGCAGTTTTAGATCATGATGTTAAAAATGGTCAGTATTTGGAGAAGGCAGTGGGGTGTAATGATTTGGAACATCCTCACTCGAAAAATTTGTCTCCAGAAAGTAGTCAAACAGGAGGGAGTGTTTTGTCAGGTAAAAAGAAAC CATCCAAAGGGGTTCAATCTACCACTCAACAAAATGGTGAGGATAATTCTGACAGTGATGGGCAGTACATCTCCATGGTTGATAAAGAGAGTGATTTAGCTACTCTTGAAAATGAAATTTCACATCTGAGTGAGAGGTTGGAGGCACTTGAAGCAGATCATACTTTTCTTGAACACACCATCAACTCACTTAGAAATGGAGATGACGGGGTACAGTTTGTTCTGGAGATAGCTTGCCACCTACGGGATTTACGGAGAATTGGGGTCACACGAAGAGAGCACACTTCAACTTGA